TTTACAGCTCCAGCTTCCAATAATTGTTGTTTCCTGTTGTCTGTCCTGTACAACAATGTCTGAATGACTAAATTTACAGAAAAGCATACCTACAGTGGGGCCAATCCAGTTATATGGCTGAAGATGCTTCAGCTGCTCACCACACTCGTCCAGTTTGAGGCACTTCAACTTTACCCTTGCACACGGAAATTACCAACGCATTTTCCTATGGCTAGGGTGACTGTCCCTGTCCCTGACCCCCAGCCTAACAACGTTTCCTATGTTCTTCCGCCAACATCTGTGAATCTGAGCAATGCATCCGTGCTTCTGTTCTGCACCAGTCAAAACTGGAGCCCCCTGTATTTGCAAGTGATCCCAAGGTCCAGCCAGGCAAGTGGCTTCAGTCCATGAGCCTCTATAAACCCCATCTCTTGACTTAGCAGATGCACAGGCTTTCCTTGAACGTATGCATCTTTAAGCTAAAGAGCCTTGGTTCATTGTTCTCAGAACACTATGATCACATGGGCGGACAGACTAATGAGCTACATTCTGCTGTCACCACCTGAGCTTTCAAAAGAGGAGCAATCctcacacaaaaaacacactatTTCAAAGATTCCCTGCTTGGCTTCACTTCTCGCACCTGCCCGCACTGCAATTCCCTTTCTTAGGTGAACACCAATAGTCAGGTAGCACTACTGGTTATGTGCCCTGCCCTCCCATTTCTCAAGCCACTGTATCAGTGAGGGATGTCATGCCTGGCACAAATAGTTCTGGTGGCAGGAGATCTTCAGGAAGGCAGGCTGGCCGGAGGGAATGTAGGACATTTAACAGAAGCACCCCTCCCTTCAGAGCATTTATCTCCCATGGCTTGACAAATTGATCTTTTAGCTTGTGGAAAATTTCTCTCTACTAATGACCTGGCATGTGGCTACTGGCAGGTGGCAGCAGGGGCCCAAAACCGATCCAAAACTGCTGTTATGTCACATTGTGGGTTGTACCAGTTCAGGGTACTTCCATTTGGGCTATGCAATGCACCATTAACTTTTCAGAGGCTTATGAATACCGTATGAATACAGTCTGCTGGCTTGTCTCCCAAACTGAGTAAATGTCAGTTTTGTCTCAGCAAGCTTGATGGCATCTTGCCAGATCCGTCCGAGGTGAGCACTGTAGTGGccaaaatatctgttactgtgaCAGCAAGTAAGAGATGATCTCCAAAAAGCATAAAGATGAAAATTGTAGATATGTCCTTTTCAGGAAATTCTGTACCCTTTTTTTGCCAGACTGCCTAGAGGGCCAGCTTAGAAGAGCATATAGCCTGAGGACTTTATCTTACCACAAAGCTAGTATAGGTGTATCTGTGCGGCTGAAaccttaggtaagctgaggttgggtctccttgcttgaaatatGACTGTAAAGAGAAGTGGTATGAAGACCCCTTTGTGTCAAAGTCTGCAGCAATAGCACACCTGCCTCAACCAAGATCACTACAGCAGCGTTAGCATGCCTTGTCCAACACCGCTAGCACTAACTGCCTCATCTAACACTGCTAACATGGTGGCTACCAACTTTGTCCATCACTACCACAGCGTTAGCATGCTGGCCACCAGtttcgtccaacatcgctacagTGTTGTTGGCGCATCGGCTACTGGCCTGGTTTTTAATGTTCCACAGAATAGAATCACAAAAACGGATTGCTTCCTCTTTTTATTCACGCCCAGGCAGTGCAGTCAGTGTTTCTTTAAATTTAAGCTTGTGAACTGTGCCTCCAGATGTATAGTTCTTAGCTCAAATAACACTTTACAGCAcatttatttatcatatttatgtTATATAATTTACAGAATAAGGAATAAGAGTATTCAGAGTATTACTCTTTCACTTTACCGTGCCTTACAGATGTGCCCCATCTATGTGCCCCAACCCCACTGAGACATCGTTCAAGCCTATTGACTTGTAAATGACGCAATTATTCATAGCAATGGAACAGGGGCGTGTTTCAACACCCCACCATGACTCCATCCCAGCCTCTTGCTGTTCAGCTCAGTATAGCAATTTTCACCACACAAAGCAGCCAGTCATGGACCTGCCACCGATCCAGCAGATAAACATCTCCAACATGACTCAGCGCTTCCGTCTGAATAAGCGAGATACACTCCCCCAATTAGCGGCAGAAGCTTTCGGTTTGTTGTAATTAAGGCAGTTGACATTTTTCCATCAGTGTGACTCAGTGCTACAAATCTGACAGCCTTTGAAGTTAAATGCATAGAAAGAGAAAGTTGCATCACAGTTCAGTTAAAGGCCTttatttgaagttctttattttTCCTAGAAgtcattaatttaatttttttattgttttatttattaggtCAACTAACAAACAGCTAACCTGTCTATGCATGGCCCATATGGGTAGACCAACTGGGAagcagaaccttttttttatatatatatatatatatatatatatatgatttttagTTATTGTTTTAATACACTGAATTCACACATTTTAGcaagtgaaaaacagcatacCTAAAGACTTCTTGTTGGAAAATTCAAGTAGTATGAACCAAGATcagacattttatttatttccacacacatttatgtttataaaaatcatttttaattaaatttatataATTATCATTTACACTAATCATGTTTTTTATTCCAGAAAAAAGTCCAGAAAAACACTGTGAAAACAGTTGAGAGGTCACTGTACATCAATGCATCCTGATTCTTTATCTGCTTGAATGGGTCAATATATAAGGTGGTGATGGTCTCGGCTCGAGCAGCAAGactactgttctactgttctgaCTACCTTCTTTTTTATACTCTGGACATTTGTCCAAAGTGATCTGACTAAAATGAGCTCACACCAGCAGTCTCAGGGTCACCATTTCTCTCAATCAAATGGGAAAGCAATAGGCTGGTCCTGCCAAAAAAGGGGTGGGCCAGCTGAAATGTGTGTTAGGAGTCCTGAATAAAAAGCAGCACTGGCTTTGGACAGCTCCTCATCCAGCTCTTcaggacagacagaaagatttTGAAGATCTAACTGAGGCAGCGGTGATGCATCAGCTGCTTTACATCACAGTGACTCTGCTTCTGGCCTCTTCTGCCAGAGGACTGAGGCCCATTAAGTCCATACTTACTGCTTCCAATGGTGGACAGTGGGGCGACTGGGGTGAGAAAGAAATGTGTCCGACAGGCTATTATGCCGCAGGATTCAGTCTTAAGGTAAgtcatatatttaattattagaCAAAAACTTTTATTTAACTCTGCAGCTGATGAGCaaagagataagataagatagcaCTTTATGGATCCCATGGAAGGAAATTGCATAGACATTAGGCATTGATTTAGGCCTAGATTTAAGGAGCTCATTTAACTGGCTTTTCTCCACAGAAGAGAGTgatgtctttcttttctttaggTTGAAAATCCAttaggagttggggatgacacTGCCTTGAATGGGATTTGCCTTTACTGCGTTAACAAATACGCATCATGGCCTTTTGCAAACTTTGCTGAGGTCACATCTGATACAGGACCGTGAGTAATTTTTATGTTACTTTTCTATGTTATTAGGCCAGAGAGCAGGGCAGAGTAGCCTAAAGCCATCCTCCAggaaaataatagtaaaaaattGAATgaaccaacacaacacaaataaactaataaataaatcattacaGTTTTAAACAGGAAGGAGTTTCTTCTGGAACTGCTGTGGAGGTTCTAGTCCATCCAGCCTCTCTTAGTCTCGATTGTGGGCAGTGTGAACTACAGTAAACCAGTCCAGGAGCTGAACCAACACAACAGAATGAACTTGAACCCACAGGAATCAGGAACTTCATGTTAATGACTGAAACTAATATTTGAAGGAAAATCTACAGTACATGATGTACATCTACCAGAACAGGCCTGAGGAGGCTCTTTGAGATCTGGCAGTAACACTCTCTCCATGTTTGTGCTCTTTCACCAGCTGGGGTAAATGGACAGAACCTAAATGGTGCAAGTCTGGGAAGCTGATGAGCTTTCAGCTACGTGTAGAACCTCCCAAAGGCATACGCGATGACACAACTGCAAACAACATAATGTAATGATCATCATTTCAGAACTCTGAATGTTCTTGGCTCTTTAAACCCACATTTAACAGTCTAGTGATTTCTCAGACTCACTATTGAAACATTGAATCCTCACCAGGTTCCAGTGCAGTGGAGGTGAGGAGCTTGTTGGTGGGGGCCCAAACTGGGGTAGCTGGGGTGGCTGGAGTAAGTGGTGCAGAGGAACGGGGATCTGTGGCATCCTGACGAAAGTAGAGAAGCCGCAAGGGTCAGGAGACGACACCTCTCTTAATGACGTCATTTTCTTATGCTGTGATTAAGGTATACATTTTATTAGCTGACAAATTCAATATAAGATATTAGAGGTCTAAGCAGACTTTCTAGatgtctgaatgtttttttttacaccaacaGATACTGATAAAAACTGGATCAGCCCAAAATGCAAGAAAGAGGAAAATCATCTGTCTCTTTTCTTCTGAATATACATGCATATCATGTTATAtctttaatgaattaattaaaagtAAACATTCATTTTAACAAACTCATCTGTGTAAATAATAATTGcct
This sequence is a window from Salminus brasiliensis chromosome 18, fSalBra1.hap2, whole genome shotgun sequence. Protein-coding genes within it:
- the LOC140539087 gene encoding vitelline membrane outer layer protein 1 homolog, with translation MHQLLYITVTLLLASSARGLRPIKSILTASNGGQWGDWGEKEMCPTGYYAAGFSLKVENPLGVGDDTALNGICLYCVNKYASWPFANFAEVTSDTGPWGKWTEPKWCKSGKLMSFQLRVEPPKGIRDDTTANNIMFQCSGGEELVGGGPNWGSWGGWSKWCRGTGICGILTKVEKPQGSGDDTSLNDVIFLCCD